Proteins co-encoded in one Arthrobacter globiformis genomic window:
- a CDS encoding CPBP family intramembrane glutamic endopeptidase yields the protein MLVPSRRRLRFEVWIVLGLSLGQSAVYSVVQLLDKMTRAPLAQGTSTLNRSQSTREYFDLTYQLLDIIFALVPVLLVIYFMTDQRQAKSGSGHDAGSAFQKLGFNFARPGKDLLQGLGLAALIGIPSLGLYTAGRALGITTAIIPSGLDAYWWTVPVLILSAMRHAIVEEVIVVGYLLDRFSKFGWSMPLAIFASSMLRGSYHLYQGFGPFIGNAIMGVVFAWVYTKTRRVMPLVVAHALLDIVAFVGFSLFGKTVGLG from the coding sequence ATGTTGGTTCCCTCCCGCCGTCGGCTGCGGTTTGAAGTGTGGATTGTCCTTGGGTTGTCGCTGGGGCAGTCCGCCGTCTATTCCGTGGTGCAGCTGCTGGACAAGATGACCCGGGCACCGCTGGCGCAGGGGACGTCCACGCTGAACAGGTCGCAAAGTACCCGCGAGTACTTCGACCTGACCTACCAGCTGCTGGACATCATCTTCGCCCTGGTGCCGGTCCTGCTGGTGATCTACTTCATGACAGACCAGCGCCAGGCGAAGTCCGGGTCCGGTCACGACGCCGGCTCCGCGTTCCAGAAGCTGGGATTCAACTTTGCACGGCCCGGAAAGGACCTGCTGCAGGGGCTCGGTCTGGCGGCCCTGATCGGCATCCCGTCGCTCGGCCTGTACACCGCCGGGCGTGCCCTGGGCATTACGACGGCGATCATCCCCAGCGGCCTGGACGCTTACTGGTGGACAGTGCCCGTGCTGATCCTGTCCGCCATGCGCCACGCGATCGTGGAGGAAGTCATTGTGGTGGGCTACCTGCTGGACCGGTTCTCCAAGTTCGGCTGGTCCATGCCCCTGGCGATCTTTGCCTCTTCAATGCTTCGCGGCAGCTACCACCTCTACCAGGGCTTCGGGCCCTTCATTGGAAACGCCATCATGGGCGTGGTCTTCGCCTGGGTCTACACCAAAACCCGCCGGGTGATGCCGCTCGTCGTCGCGCACGCCCTGCTGGACATTGTCGCGTTCGTCGGGTTCAGCCTGTTCGGCAAGACTGTCGGGCTCGGCTAG
- a CDS encoding VOC family protein — MRMDHVSYACEHDGLAATTERISSALGVEAVKGGVHPRFGTRNMIIPLAGHKYLEVVEVLDHPASDKAPFGQAVRARSAAGGGWMGWCVEVDDLAPFEERLGRAAVNGNRKFPDGRELVWKQIGILGLIADPQVPYMLKWEGDPGLHPSNAYDSNVKMSSLTIAGSAERVTEWLGEPVERPLEDVAVNWVAPHGTPGILSVTFETAAGAVTI, encoded by the coding sequence ATGCGCATGGATCACGTCTCTTACGCCTGTGAACACGATGGCCTCGCGGCCACCACCGAACGTATCTCCTCTGCCCTCGGCGTCGAAGCCGTTAAGGGCGGAGTGCACCCCCGGTTTGGGACCCGGAACATGATTATTCCGCTGGCCGGCCACAAGTACCTTGAGGTTGTTGAGGTCCTGGACCACCCGGCGTCGGACAAGGCGCCGTTCGGCCAGGCCGTCCGGGCCCGGTCCGCAGCGGGCGGCGGCTGGATGGGCTGGTGCGTCGAAGTTGACGACCTCGCCCCGTTCGAGGAGCGCCTTGGCCGCGCCGCCGTCAACGGCAACCGCAAGTTCCCGGACGGCCGGGAGCTGGTCTGGAAGCAGATTGGCATCCTGGGCCTGATCGCGGACCCGCAGGTTCCGTACATGCTGAAGTGGGAGGGCGATCCGGGACTGCACCCGTCCAACGCCTATGACAGCAATGTGAAGATGTCCAGCCTCACGATTGCGGGCTCTGCCGAGCGCGTGACCGAGTGGCTCGGCGAGCCCGTCGAACGGCCGCTTGAGGATGTCGCAGTGAACTGGGTGGCCCCGCACGGTACGCCGGGAATCCTCTCCGTCACGTTCGAAACCGCAGCGGGCGCCGTCACCATCTGA
- the metX gene encoding homoserine O-acetyltransferase MetX, with amino-acid sequence MTISVSSTDFPAAGAPHGPALNGTVPGGTNQDGTVRYLKIGSLELEAGGFLPDVTLAYESWGTLNEDGSNAILVQHALTGSTHVTRGAGNEEGWWEQLAGPGAPADTDRFFVISINILGGCYGSTGPSSTAPDGKPWGSRFPLVTLRDSTIAEARLADRLGISSWHAVVGGSMGGARALEWAVTFPERVRRCGVISVGARSTAEQIAFAQAQTLAIRQDRHFNGGDYYGGPEPAEGLALARRIAHITYRSAYELDFRFGRNAQAAEEPLQAEALTGRGRYQVESYLDHQGNKLVRRFDANSYIALTEALMSHDVTRGRGTLKEALARASADFFVAAVETDRLYFPAQSLELAEALPGNVDVHMIDSPIGHDGFLTEIGQLNAQLRAHLLN; translated from the coding sequence ATGACGATTTCTGTCAGCAGCACCGACTTTCCCGCCGCCGGGGCTCCGCACGGTCCGGCTTTGAACGGCACCGTTCCCGGCGGCACAAATCAGGATGGCACAGTCCGGTACCTCAAAATCGGCAGCCTGGAACTCGAGGCCGGAGGCTTCCTGCCGGACGTGACACTGGCCTACGAATCCTGGGGAACGCTCAACGAGGACGGTTCCAACGCCATCCTCGTCCAGCATGCCCTCACCGGCAGCACGCACGTGACGCGGGGTGCCGGGAACGAGGAGGGCTGGTGGGAACAGCTCGCCGGGCCCGGCGCGCCGGCGGACACTGACAGGTTCTTTGTCATTTCCATCAACATCCTTGGCGGCTGTTACGGGTCCACGGGACCGTCGTCGACCGCTCCGGACGGCAAGCCCTGGGGTTCGCGCTTTCCGCTGGTCACGCTCAGGGACTCCACCATCGCCGAGGCGAGGCTCGCCGACCGGCTCGGCATCAGCAGCTGGCACGCAGTGGTGGGCGGATCCATGGGTGGGGCCCGCGCCCTCGAATGGGCGGTGACTTTCCCGGAGCGGGTGCGCCGCTGCGGTGTCATCTCCGTCGGTGCCAGGAGCACGGCTGAACAAATCGCCTTCGCCCAGGCGCAGACTCTTGCCATCCGGCAGGACCGCCATTTCAACGGCGGCGACTACTACGGCGGGCCGGAACCCGCGGAGGGCCTGGCGCTCGCGCGGCGGATCGCGCACATCACCTACCGGTCTGCCTACGAACTCGATTTCCGCTTCGGCAGGAACGCCCAGGCCGCTGAAGAGCCGCTGCAGGCCGAGGCCCTGACGGGCCGCGGCCGGTACCAGGTGGAGAGCTACCTCGACCACCAGGGCAACAAGCTGGTCCGGCGCTTCGACGCCAACAGCTACATCGCCCTGACGGAAGCACTCATGAGCCATGACGTCACCCGGGGGCGGGGAACGCTCAAGGAAGCCCTAGCACGGGCCTCCGCAGACTTCTTCGTGGCCGCCGTGGAAACGGACCGGCTGTACTTTCCCGCCCAGTCGCTGGAACTCGCCGAGGCCCTGCCCGGGAACGTGGATGTCCACATGATCGATTCGCCGATCGGCCACGACGGATTCCTTACGGAGATCGGTCAGCTGAACGCCCAGCTCAGGGCTCACCTCCTCAACTGA
- a CDS encoding MFS transporter: protein MSTESSAARRTEETDIKASGLKKVVTASMAGTVVEWYEFFLYASAATLVFGKAFFPNAGTELDGIIAAFLTYAVGFVARPIGGIVFGHFGDKFGRKQLLQLSIILVGVSTFLMGCLPTFQQIGYSAPALLVFLRFAQGFAVGGEWGGAVLLVAEHSPSKSRGFWASWPQSAVPMGNLLATAVLFILSSTLTQEAFLGWGWRVAFWLSAVIVVIGYYIRTKVNDAPIFLEARKEVEAGHKGYGVAEVFRRYPRGVFTAMGLRFAENILYYLVVTFSITYLKTVVQADTTRILLLLLLAHAVHFAAVPLVGKLSDRFGRKPVYMAGAILGATWGFFAFPMMDTKNDVIILASIMIGLLFHALMYAGQPAIMAEMFPTRMRYSGVSLGYQVTSIVAGSLAPIIAASLLGTYKSSVPVAIYLLIACAITAVAVFFLKETRGISLHDVDAADAQGTADLLAAGKK, encoded by the coding sequence ATGAGTACGGAAAGCTCCGCCGCAAGGCGCACAGAGGAAACCGATATCAAGGCCTCAGGCCTCAAGAAAGTTGTCACGGCGTCCATGGCCGGCACCGTGGTGGAGTGGTACGAGTTCTTCCTTTACGCTTCGGCTGCCACCCTGGTCTTTGGCAAGGCCTTCTTCCCCAACGCCGGCACGGAGCTGGACGGCATCATCGCCGCCTTCCTCACGTACGCCGTCGGCTTCGTTGCCCGCCCGATCGGCGGCATCGTCTTCGGCCACTTCGGCGACAAGTTCGGCCGCAAGCAGCTGCTGCAGCTGAGCATCATCCTGGTCGGTGTTTCCACCTTCCTTATGGGCTGCCTGCCGACCTTCCAGCAGATCGGCTACTCGGCGCCCGCGCTCCTGGTCTTCCTGCGGTTCGCCCAGGGTTTCGCCGTCGGCGGCGAATGGGGCGGCGCGGTTCTCCTCGTCGCAGAGCACAGCCCCAGCAAGTCCCGCGGCTTCTGGGCCAGCTGGCCGCAGTCCGCCGTGCCCATGGGCAACCTGCTCGCCACGGCCGTGCTGTTCATCCTGTCCTCCACCCTGACCCAGGAAGCGTTCCTCGGCTGGGGCTGGCGCGTGGCGTTCTGGCTCTCCGCGGTGATCGTGGTGATCGGCTACTACATCCGCACCAAGGTCAACGACGCCCCGATCTTCCTCGAAGCCCGCAAGGAAGTCGAGGCCGGGCACAAGGGGTACGGCGTTGCCGAGGTCTTCAGGCGCTACCCGCGCGGCGTTTTCACCGCCATGGGCCTGCGCTTTGCAGAGAACATCCTCTACTACCTCGTGGTGACGTTCTCCATCACCTACCTCAAGACGGTGGTCCAGGCCGACACGACGCGGATCCTGCTGCTGCTTCTGCTCGCCCACGCCGTGCACTTTGCCGCCGTTCCGCTGGTGGGCAAGCTGTCCGACCGCTTCGGCCGCAAGCCTGTCTACATGGCCGGCGCCATCCTGGGTGCCACGTGGGGCTTCTTCGCCTTCCCGATGATGGACACCAAGAATGACGTGATCATCCTGGCGTCCATCATGATCGGCCTGCTGTTCCACGCACTCATGTACGCCGGCCAGCCGGCGATCATGGCGGAAATGTTCCCCACCCGGATGCGCTACTCCGGCGTCTCGCTGGGCTACCAGGTGACCTCCATCGTTGCCGGTTCGCTGGCCCCGATCATCGCCGCGTCGCTCCTGGGCACCTACAAGTCCTCCGTTCCGGTGGCCATCTACCTGCTGATTGCCTGCGCCATCACCGCCGTTGCCGTGTTCTTCCTGAAGGAAACCCGCGGCATTTCGCTCCACGACGTGGACGCGGCCGACGCCCAGGGCACTGCCGACCTGCTCGCAGCCGGCAAGAAATAG
- a CDS encoding alcohol dehydrogenase catalytic domain-containing protein → MKAAVLYSTVPGTGTASQKPGYTDARPLVVQELDRPEPRAGELGVAITYSSLCHSDLSVVDGSRVRPLPMALGHEAVGRVVSVGDGVSGVSVGDHVVLVFVPSCGDCRACRSGRPALCHRAAEVNGSGDLLHGEALLRTPAGERINHHLGVSAFADYAVVARESVVVIDDDVPDTVAAMFGCAVLTGMGAVLNTAAVTAGQSVAVFGLGAVGLSSVMAASLAGAGSVIAVDPNPGKHQLALDCGATAVGTPEDAARLIAEAAGDGVDVAIEAVGSAGVIAACLGHVTRGGAVVSVGLPHPSAELTVPALQFAGAGKRLLGSYMGDAIPGRDIPLYLGYWREGRLPVELLHTDTRPLAEINEGLDALASGQVVRRLFKA, encoded by the coding sequence ATGAAAGCAGCAGTCCTCTACTCCACCGTCCCCGGCACCGGAACTGCGTCGCAGAAGCCCGGCTACACGGACGCCCGGCCCCTGGTGGTGCAGGAGCTGGACCGGCCGGAGCCGCGCGCCGGCGAGCTGGGCGTTGCCATCACCTACTCCAGCCTGTGCCATTCGGACCTTTCGGTGGTGGACGGTTCGCGCGTCCGGCCCCTGCCCATGGCACTGGGCCACGAGGCGGTGGGGCGGGTCGTGTCTGTGGGCGACGGCGTCTCCGGCGTGTCGGTCGGCGACCACGTGGTGCTGGTCTTCGTGCCCAGCTGCGGGGACTGCCGCGCCTGCCGGTCCGGCCGTCCCGCGCTCTGCCACCGGGCGGCCGAGGTCAACGGCTCCGGCGACCTGCTCCACGGTGAGGCGCTGCTGCGGACGCCGGCAGGGGAGCGGATCAACCACCACCTGGGCGTCTCGGCTTTTGCCGATTACGCCGTGGTGGCCCGGGAGTCGGTGGTGGTGATTGACGACGACGTCCCGGACACCGTCGCGGCGATGTTCGGTTGCGCCGTGCTCACCGGCATGGGAGCTGTGCTCAACACCGCGGCTGTCACGGCCGGCCAGTCGGTGGCCGTGTTTGGTCTCGGGGCCGTTGGCCTTTCGAGCGTCATGGCCGCCTCCCTCGCCGGGGCAGGCAGTGTGATTGCCGTCGATCCCAATCCGGGCAAGCACCAGCTCGCCCTCGACTGCGGCGCCACCGCCGTGGGGACGCCCGAGGACGCGGCCAGACTCATCGCGGAAGCCGCCGGCGACGGGGTCGATGTCGCCATCGAAGCGGTTGGCTCGGCCGGTGTGATTGCCGCGTGCCTCGGGCATGTGACCCGAGGCGGCGCCGTGGTCTCGGTCGGTCTGCCCCATCCGTCAGCCGAGCTGACGGTGCCGGCGCTGCAGTTCGCCGGAGCCGGCAAACGCCTGCTCGGTTCGTACATGGGCGACGCCATTCCCGGGCGGGATATCCCGCTTTACCTGGGGTATTGGCGGGAGGGCAGGTTGCCGGTCGAGCTGCTGCACACCGACACCAGGCCGCTCGCCGAGATCAACGAGGGGCTGGATGCGTTGGCGTCAGGGCAAGTTGTGCGGCGCCTGTTCAAGGCCTGA
- a CDS encoding LysR family transcriptional regulator, which produces MHTDERLAVDLRRLPSPDDLLILLTVARLGRFNAVAETLGTTHTTISRRILALDKQLGGRTLERSPHGWELTQLGAAAVEAAEAIENTLGSLSGLISQDQSALSGLVRVATTDGVGAVFVTPALVRLQQQNPQLNIEMLSATRKVSQNRSGVDLEIVVGRTDVSNAQTIFLSNYYLRLYASSGYAAEHGLPETLDDVGQHGFVSYVESALQVAELGHRWSSQLPMPTSSFQATSVFAQVEAVRQGAGIGLLPNFMVAGQPDFVPVLADDFERQLPIWAVARPESLRSAAVQAVIASLKEEVKARAGLLAG; this is translated from the coding sequence ATGCACACAGATGAAAGGCTTGCCGTGGACCTGAGGCGGCTTCCGAGCCCGGACGACCTGCTGATCCTGCTGACAGTGGCACGCCTGGGCAGGTTCAACGCGGTGGCGGAAACCCTGGGCACCACCCACACCACCATCTCCCGCCGGATCCTCGCCCTGGACAAGCAGCTTGGCGGCCGCACTCTCGAACGCAGCCCGCACGGCTGGGAGCTGACCCAGCTCGGTGCCGCCGCCGTGGAGGCGGCGGAAGCCATCGAGAACACCCTTGGATCGCTCTCCGGCCTGATCAGCCAGGACCAGAGCGCCCTGTCCGGGCTCGTGCGCGTGGCGACGACGGACGGCGTCGGAGCCGTGTTCGTCACGCCTGCGCTGGTCCGGCTGCAGCAGCAGAACCCGCAGCTGAACATCGAGATGCTCAGCGCTACGCGGAAGGTCAGCCAGAACAGATCCGGCGTGGACTTGGAAATCGTGGTGGGCCGGACGGACGTCAGCAACGCCCAGACCATCTTCCTGAGCAACTACTACCTGCGCCTCTACGCCAGCTCCGGCTACGCCGCGGAGCACGGACTGCCGGAAACGCTCGACGACGTCGGGCAGCATGGCTTTGTCTCTTACGTTGAGTCCGCACTCCAGGTGGCGGAGTTGGGGCACCGCTGGTCCTCGCAGCTGCCGATGCCTACCTCGAGCTTCCAGGCCACGAGTGTATTCGCCCAGGTCGAAGCGGTGCGGCAGGGCGCAGGCATCGGGCTGCTGCCGAACTTCATGGTGGCTGGGCAGCCGGACTTCGTTCCCGTGCTCGCCGACGACTTCGAGCGCCAGCTCCCCATCTGGGCGGTGGCACGGCCGGAATCCCTCCGCTCGGCCGCGGTGCAGGCCGTCATCGCCTCACTCAAGGAGGAAGTAAAGGCCCGGGCCGGGCTGCTGGCGGGCTGA